The DNA window ACTGGCAAAGAGCAGAATATCCCACCAGTATCGCCAAAGTAAAAACTCACAACAGAAAGATGTACGAATATATACATGGATATataaaattatataaaaaatgatttacagAAAAGCAACAACGTTATGGTAGCCACCCCGGAACTTGTCCAAAGAAAAGCTCGTAACAGACCAGGACATCCAGGACTCGATGGGAAGAACCACACCGGAAGAACTCGAGTGACCtttgaaacagaaacaggaaaaaaaataaattacgCTCTTGCCTCCAGCATTAAGCTTAAAAGAAGTGCGATTTCTTTGGAGGACGTCTCGTGGACGCTCTGCTAGCGAGTGGCGGGCTGCGAACGGCCCCCGACCCCATTGATTTTAACGAGCCAGGACAGTGTGCGCGAAGAGAAGAAGCTGCATATATGTCGTGTACATATACAAAGATATCACTGATGCAACGAGACGTCAGATCTCTTCGGGCGTTCTTGGGTGTGACTGAAGGGTTGCCTGACGTCTGCGTCTGCACTGATTGTTCGGCGAACCCATTCAAGTGCTTCGGTGtcttgatgggggggggggggggggcttcatttttacatcagttATTGTTCTGAACTGGACGGTGTGATCTTTTTAATGTATATTAATTAAGCCTGTCAGAGTCCATGTGTTAATTGCGATTGAGGACGAAgcgcttctttttttttttgtttttttttttcttttcaaggtGAAAGGTGACCCCCTCCCATTCGACTAATCGAAACTCATGTGCAGCTCGTGCAAAACGCAATGCAAACATTGCCCAAGTACGAAGGATGTGACGTGCTGCTAATTGGATGCCGTGGGGGCAGCACACAGTACTGATGTCAGTGAATAGCTTCAgaacccggggggggggggggggtaaatccAAGGATTTAGTCACACATGAGATTTGGCTGCGGATCAGAATTAAGAGTCTAGTATATACATTTGACTCCCAGTCGAGACACTGGTAAGATTAGCTGTTTATTTCGTTTCTCTCTATATTTTTAGATTGTTTTGAATCCTCTTCAAAGATGAGAAGCTGACATTTCAAGTGATCAGACACTGAGCCGTCTTGTGATTCAGAGCTCTCGGCACACGTGAAGCTTTATTTAACCACCTTCTGGTAACGACGGACACTTTCCCCAAAGTCATTCAGTTTTGACGTTTGCACTAATTTGTTTCGACGGGAGCTGCGGTTGTAAAATAATTGAGCCTTTGAGATGCTAAATTATATGAAATTAATGATTAATCGTGATTAAGCAATCATTTGACAGCCTTATTAATATACTCCACTGGGGAgttttaaaactgttttctcGATTGGCTGGAATGGTATCAGATGGGGTTTGTTCCGGAGATGCTCGCCAGCCTCCGACGAGCCGAACCAAGCCCGGTCCAGACGCTAATGCGTCGAGGTGGCTCCAGCGCAGCCGGATGGATAAACTGTTTACATGTTCACGCGTAGAACCTGCATCTCCGAGGCAACGGGCTGGATAAGCTGCCGTTTGGCCTCCCGTCAGCACCGCGGGGATATCCAGGTTCAAGCTCACGTCTGTAAATTGTTCTTAAAAAGTGGCATCACGTCAAAAGTTAGACTCCAGTGCGGTTAGCGAAGGAGGCGGCGGGTGTAAAGAGAATCGCCACGTTTTCACGTGCTATGTGCCAGCTGCCTAGAATCAGAGCGTTAGGATAAagtttggatttttgtttttgtgttttgatgaGGTCTGCAGACTAATGTAGTCGTGGGGAAGGTTTGGCCCAGAGAAACTGCATTTTGAAGAAGCCGTAGAGGCTCGATCATCATAAACCTTCACTAGTAATGTGTTGGAGAATGTAACGTTTTAGTTCTGAACATGCAGAAGGAGGCTTTGACTGCAGGTAGCCGCCACATCTTTGCTTTTTAGGGTGACTTTTCTGGTTTGTTTCATtatgttctttttgtttttttttaatttttgaaaacaggaaggagaaaaaaaaagagatgaactTAGAATTTGAAGTTTGACTCACTTGTATGTATTGcgttttaaatttatttattttaattctgaTGCACAACGCTTTTCTCCCAATCTTGGTCGGCTGGTTTCCCCAAAGTTGTGTGAAATCGCATTGTCAAACTAAGAGAATCGTGCATTTGACCTCTGACGCCGTCGAATGTCAGCCGAGTGAAACTACTTGATGCATTGACTTTGGGTTTGGTGATGCAGTAATTGAGTAACCGATCACTggggctgttgtttcttttcaatGAGTATGAGCAGCtagcagtttattataattctATAAATGCACtaacttgtaaaaaaaaaacaaaaaaatcttatGAGTAATGTGAAATCATTTTGAAAGTGTCTGATGGCGGCGGGCTTGCAAATACCTACCCACatcgacacccccccccccccccaaaaacatattttttgggcttttttttttttcttgatttggGTTGGGGTGGCAAAGGGAAATATACTAATGGAACAACAAAGTGTTTGAGACACAATCCTAGAACTGTATGAAATGTcaccaaaaataaattattttgatTTGGCTTATCTAGCATCTCTTTCCTTTCTGCCGTCTCGTTTCTGTCCACAAGCCaggagggatgatgggatggGATCTGCGTGTTGAGGTGTGGGAAGATGCAGGAGAATCTGGAGGTAATGTGAAAATGAGCTCCTAATCTGGTTAAAGGCAGCCGCCCGCTTCTGTAAATGCTAATATGCAAGTGCAATAATCATTTCAACTCCATGTTGGAATAAAGGCTGGAAAGAGACGGAGCATGGAACACACAGCAGTTGGGGAGGGTTCAGAACCTCACGGCAAGTTTTATCTTGTGctaatgattaaaaacaaaccaagaatTCTGACTCGGTACCCCAGAGAGAAGCACCTGTGGCAGCAGTTCCAGACCACTGGGGCCTGACGAGCGTTGCACACCTGGATATTGCCTGGGTTCCTCGAAAATGATGCTCCAGTTAAAGCCAGTTCCATCCCACTGTAGGACTGGTGCACTCAGGTGCTGCTAAGAGCTTCTGCTGTGATGGCTTTTACATCTCACGCAATGAATGGGCTCGTTTTTAAGTGATTTAGACGGGGAAATCTGAAACGTGGGGGTAGATCCTGGAGAGCCTCCCTTTTCAAGTGACACTGGCGTTTGATGGTCCTCGCAGGGAGCTGCAGGCCTCGTTCCCCGCTGTGATTTGCTGTCTCCAGCCATTCGATGGTGTCTTAAATGGTCAGGAGCTGCTGGCGTCTGCTGCCACACGCGTCTATATTGGGAACCCAAGCATACGTGGGGCaagcgcacgcgcgcacacacacctccagtcAAACATATGCCTTTCGTATATGTCAGCGTTTAAATGAAAGTCGGCCGCGTTGGTCTAACCCCGTCCAGGACCCGGTCCCTGCAGACCGGAAGTGAGCCTGACCGCACGACGCGCTGTGTTTATGTCAGAGCTGAAGCCTGACCTGTCACACCCTCGAACAGTGGACCAGAAACGGTATGTGGCCTGTTTAAATCGATCGTTTCTCGAATGTAAACGCCTGCGATCCCTCAAAGGATTGTTTGATGGGGCTGTCATTCGAGTTATTCGCCTACGGCTGTCGATCCTTTCTGACATGCTAACGTCAGCTAGCATTCTACCAAGCTAACCTTGAGCTAGTGCAGCAACAAACTTGTTTTTGCTATTTAAggtattattgttatttcagGTCTTTTTCGTTATTTGAGTTATTATTGAGTAAACAAACACTGTTGTTTAGTTATTTGCAATAAATACCCGGTGTAGCAACCGCCGGTCATTGGTTTACGTTTGCAACTACGTCCGTATTTTTAATAGCAGAATATTATAAACCTGTACACCAAATATCCTGGCATGTTATATAAACTGCCTACAGAAAACGATTTTGTGATttgtgattttgttggtttttgaaaAGAGTCACACGTTTGACAGATCAAATATGATCAGTGTTTTATGCAGATCTACTCCAAATACAGATAGATTTATAGTAAATTCCAGAAACTCATGCGAGTACCTTTGTGCGCAGAACGGAAATAAAAATGACTATAtagtattatatatatatatatataatttatgtTATATTTAGCGTGGGAGATCTATTGCATTATATAACAATGAAGTAGTTATATTGATTGCCTGGATGGTTTAAAAAGTGGAACTGACTGGGTTTAACCCCCAGTATGAAGCCTAATAATGTAgtagcatctttttttttaaaaagattgaGATCTggtgttttggttgttttttccagTGTGGCCTTGCGACACCCCGGCCCGGGTGTCATGGTCCTCAGTTACACATGAGCTCTACTATGTGGTACATAATGCAAAGCATTCAGAGTAAGTACTCCTTGTCCGAGCGGCTCATCCGCACCATCGCAGCCATCCGCTCGTTCCCCCACGACAACGTGGAAGATCTTATTCGCAAGGTGGGTGTTCTTTTGTCGTCCTGTGAGCACCGTATTCCATCAGGTTGTTCTCGTCCCGATTTTGTTGAACTCCTCGTTCCCCCGTGCCTCAGGGAGCTGATGTGAACCGGATGCACGGGACACTGAAACCCCTGCACTGTGCATGCATGGTTGCTGACGCTGACTGCGTGGAGCTGCTGTTGCACAATGGTGCAGAGGTACGCCGTGTGTGTCATTTATCTCGTTTACACCTGCAACATTCTCTGAGCCCACCGGTGGTGATTGGGAACTCgacagtgtttttttaaattgatttctCCCTCCGTTTATTTTGCAGGTGAACGCTTTAGACGGATATAACCGCACAGCCTTGCACTACGCAGCAGAGAAGGATGAGAGCTGTGTGGAGCTGTTGTTGGAGTATGGGGCCCAGCCAGATGCCCTGGATGGTAATAAGGACACCCCACTTCACTGGGCAGCTTTCAAAGATAACCCAGAATGTGTGAAGGCCCTGCTGGAGAACGGTGCCTGTCCCAATGCCCGGGACTACAACAACGACACGCCTTTGAGTTGGGCGGCCATGAAGGGCAACTTGGAGAGCGTCAAGGTGCTGTTGGACTACGGGGCACAGGTCCACGTGACCAACCTGAAGGGACAGACCCCGATCTCTCGACTGGTGGCCCTGTTGGCGCGCGGCCTGGGCaccgagcaggaggaggagtgctTGGACCTGCTGTGCCAGGCAGCGGGACGCTTCGAGATCAGACGGGCCGACGGCACTCTTCCTCGGGAGCTGAACAAGGATCCCCAGCTGCTGGCCAGGCTGACCAGCATGATGGCGCAGGCCCCCACGCTGCGCTCTCTGGCACGATGCGCCGTCCGTCAGAGCCTGGGCGTGCAGTTCCTCCCCACTGCTGTGAAAGATCTTCCCCTACCCGAGACGATCAAAGAAtacctgctgctgagagacTGAGCTGATCAACCCCCCCAGAGTCTGATGATCCGCTCGTCCCACGTTTAATGACGGATTTCAGGTCCAGGATATCGTCTAACTTCTCGCTCATTACTCAAGCCTTCCTGTTCGCAAGGATTTGATCTGTGGCCTGGAACTTACAAACCAATATTTGCATATGTATTGGTTGTATGACATCTGAATGAActttttgtgtttaaattgtTGCTTGGAAACCTCTAACACACGCCTTTTGTATTAATTGGCACCTTTTAATTTAATAGGAAATCGTTTACTTTTGACTAAGGAGACAAAGGCAGGACAATATGAGGCAGACTTGATTGGAAGACTTTTGTTTGCCAAGTAGAATATCCTCATATATCTccatgtatatattatatatactaTTTTAGATATATGCTTTAGGTTCCTTAGTGATGAGAGACGTCATTCGTGCTTCGTTTTTGGCTTTATTTTACCGGGATGGGGGGGTCAGTTGCAGCTGCCAGGTGAGATTGTTTAACAGTTACAACTAAAGTGCTTTGTTTTAACTTGAATAAAAGTGGTCAAGGGTGCTCCATTGTGCAAACATTTGCAGGATTATGCTTGAGAAAAGAAGAATATATTATTTTAAGGTGAGTGTTAACATGTGGAGATGGTAGAGTTAGTCCTGGTGGAAGGTCCACTGAATAAGCTTACGAAACCTAACATGTTTGTTATAACATCTGTGTTCATCTGCAATTGCCTGTACTTGATTTAGTTTGCTCAGCTGTTTTATCTAAAGTCGGAGCTCCGTTCTTGTTTCGTGTTCTTCCAAGtaccttttgtttttcagtctgATGAAAGTAAATGCCTTTATGATTCAGGAATTCGTTGTCCAATAATACTTGAAAAGCCAGCGGCCGTGTTGTGCTTATGTCATCGTCTTGTATCTGCGTAGGAAAAACACAGCTATTATTGTGTcattaaaatctttatttatccGACTGTTCCAGTAAGTCATCCAACTTGCACGGCACCAAGAACCATCAGCACTCCTTTGGTTTACCTTTAAGTGACACTTATATTTTACCTTTAACACAGTAAAAATGACTTTATGTAATCTGTGAAGTTGAAGCTCTTGACAGAAAGCTGCAGCTTTGacattaaaatgaacatttgcCTGTTTAACTTGTGTTAAATATTGCTGCCATCCCTAAATGCTCGTTAAATCAGAtttaggctccgcccacttcatCCTTGCATTAAGTGCATAAACAAATCAAGGAAACGTTCATGGTCCAGATTGACACATTTAGTCCATTTCCACAACTTGTAGGTAAATTTTGACTTGTTGGTAAAATTATATAAGTGAAATagaaaaacatgacattttatTCTGGGCTGGTCCCATCGAGTATTTATGAAGTCTATGTATAAATAATTCATCTCATATACTTCCCTTCTTCACCTCAGGAGGGTCTTTAAGCCCAGCATAGAGTCCACGATTTGGGAGATGTGTGAAGACACGTCTTGACGGTTTAGTTCTATGATATTCCAGATGTTAACGTGTTTCTATGCATCGGATTTTATTACCTAATCAAACCCTTAATTAGTCGTAATTCTCGCTCTGGCCACTAGAGGTCTCCCTATCCTTGTTCCAGAATGCGCGTCACAAGTGTTAAGTAATGATGAGCTTTTATTCATGCAGTGCAGACTCAAATCCAAACCTTGCCGACTGATCTAGTAATCTGTTTTAGCAGGAAAAAACAGATTTCGTTTTCTATTGATATGCTTTGTACTACTTGCTGTCTACCCTTGCTCATGTAAACTTGTTTTGTAAGATTTACAACTAGTGGTCTTCAGCGTCTATATGCCCTATAACTGCATTTATCTTTATGTTACAAAATGAAAATACTTTTGAAAGAGAAGACACGCGCAAACTACACAATTAAACAAAGGGACCATGAAACACCTACTTTTTAATAACCTATTTAGACTTTTGCTCAACTATATCCTAGAGAGGCTTTCTTTCCTCACGCCAAAAGCAATGTTTCGGATTAGCGGTCAGTCATGCCATAAACATCACGTTGTTGATAATTTATTAATTGTATAAATCACAACGTCAAGAATTTTTATGTTTCAACGAAACCTCTTCACATATGGCTTCTGGATTGATAATACGACGCTCAGTATGGAACCCGACGTGACAAatcattatattatattatatatattatattatattatgccAACTTTACCCAAATACGCAGGTTTCACATGTTTAGTCGTGGATTGTAATTTATGGTTGAAGTGAAATCTCGCGATATTTCGACGTCAAGGGGAGTGTCAAATTCcacgagagaggagaggagaggggagccAGAGAGAGGGGCGCAAGGGTGAGTTTGTAAACACTTTATTACTCTTTAAATTCACAATTCTTACGTCGGCGACTTTAAAGTGCGACACTGTAGCGTTCGGTGCGTTAGTTTACAGTGTTTCCCATCGTTCAAACCTCACCTTTGTTGAATTGTCAAACTGTTGTAACAGTGTTTCATTCGGACCCACTGTCTCGCTTTGCGCTCTAGTGTCAGTCCGCTAACCAACTAATGGCTGtatttttatgttcttttgGATTTTGCCTGTCCGTAAAACTTTAAAACACCGTAGTTCGTTTCCGTTAAGGCGAAGTGCGTGTTGTTACACATTTGTTGCGGTCCCGTGCGTGAGTAATAGCGCTGTTATTACTTGCTTCGGATGCGCGTTTGGCCTTTGGCTAGGCTAGCCACAACCGCTAgccactttcctttttttcgTGTATGCAAAAAGTTGACTTTGCATTTTCGACCAATAATATTCGGCTGTTTGATGTTATTGACAGGGTCCGGCACTTCGAACGCTTCAGCTGCCGTTGACTGACGCGCTTTTAGCCAATTGCTGAAAAGAAAAGGCGGTCTTGTTACGGGAAAAGGCAGGGCTAAGTGCGCCCGAATGTCGCCAGACGGCAATGAAGGATAAAAAGACATACTTTTACAAGACAGTCATTGTTGTCTGCACGAAGGAAATAAAGCCTTCACGACCGTGGAATTTTACACTGACATGTCCGGAACCGTATGCATTATGGGATTAGAGGCTTGGCTGTGGAATACGGTGAAATCTGGGTTTCCAGGCGGCAACTCCAACTGAAAGttagttgtaaaaaaaaaagatatacatAGTATTTGCAATCTGAGCTGCCGAACCCCCCCAGGATTCACATCCCTGTGTGTGTCAACACCGTCATTAGAAATGTAGGTCATATTTTTTGGCACAGTCGGACCTCATTCCATCACACTGACTGAAAACTATACCAGAACCCAAcaaatggtgtgtgtgataGACAGTCGATGTTCATTTTTCACCCTGCGGGGATATTGTCTGAGAATACGTGAACTCTTTAGCTCAGCGCAGCTTCAAGTCTTCTCTGATGATGGTCTATTTGAACTCTGGGCGTCCagttcaaaattaaatttgagttcatttatgtgtgtgtgtgtgtgtgtgggttcggTTGGTAACAAGCACAGCTACACGCTCTATTCTTGATGATCAGTAATGAATTGAACAGTTTCTTTCCTTATTTCTGTAACTTTTCCCCCCCACTTGCTGGGGTCTCCCCTACCCTTTCGGCAATTCAAGCCACAGATTCCAGTGTCATGGCTGCAGTGTGAGCTATTAATACAGTGTGTTTAGTCAGTTTCCTAGCAGTCTGCATCAAACACTGGATAACTGCGGCCGGTTATAGCCGGGACCTGTTCCCCTACACCTGCTGAGTCGGAGAAATGTAAGTTAACGGCGGCACTTTGGCTGCAGCTCGGTGAAGAAAATGAGGGCAGTTTGAGCATTTCACGTTACCTGATACAAGCTTCCTCCTCACGCCAGATGTGTCTATTTCCCCGCGCCATCCACACCCTCTCTATAACGAGCCggattgggttttttttgtgtttgcaggcacGTCTCTGCCCAAATACACTCGGCAGATTGGAGACAGTTTGTGAGGGTCCTGACACCGGCGTGCCGCCTTTCTCCAGAGCGTGGGAGGTCCGCTTGAGTTtgcagagtgagagagagagagagagcgagagagggagatggggcTATTGCTCACGTGCACAATGCAGACCCCCTTTTGTTCACGGAAACACGGAGCTGGAGGACACAACGGTTCGGCCTGTTACAGACCCGGTGTCACGGGAGAGCGTTGTATTCCACTGCAAGGTTTCGGCAGTCACGTTTTGGCTCCGGGGCAgctgtgaggagggaggaaaatgcACTGACTTCAACATTTGGAAAACGTTCACGCATTTATTCGTTGCCAACATAATGAATAATGTGTCCTGTCCAATCATTTTCGACTGCACGCTTGATCCATGTTGTAGGCGCTGCGGTACGCCAGCATCACGGTTTGCATTGTGTGATAGTCAGTCCACGTGCGCTCCAGACTGCGCACGATGAAACGCCATTCATAAACAGAGTAAAGTAGCGCCGCCACAGCCACggcagcatcttcagcaggaGGTGATGTAAGCAGCATTTCACTATTCGATGATTAAAGCCTCGGCCGCGCTGCCCTGTAGTGATTTGCCGTTTCAGTATTCAGTAGCTTTTGTTTACTGTAGCCTTTCCACTCGCCTGTGCACCCGGGCCCCTAATGCGAGAGGGCTGCCGTACTGTCAGTTGGACGGCGTTGTGCAACAGCTGCAGATGCAACCCACTGCCAGCACAAAGTGCTGAAACATTTATGTTCCTCACCAGCCCTCCAAGGTCTCTGACTTGAATGTGAATGGGATTTTCTCAGAAAGATTGTGGATTACCTTCTCTTCGGGAAACATAACAATCCGCTCTCTCCGCTGAGACATAGCAGGGCGCAGTTTGGAGCCCCGGCTCTGACTGCGTGAACCCGTGACCTTCTGATCACTCGAAGGACTGCTCTGCCCCCTGGACGTAAGCCACCCCAAACCTGGGCGGATTGTGTGTGTTGAATGAGGAGGCAGATGTTTGGGAGGTGCCACGAAGGTGCGAAGAGGGAGTGGTAATGAGAGAAGGAGGGATTggaaatgaggggaaaatgaaagagagagagagagagagagagaaatgtctTTGTGTAAAGGGTAGCTGCTCCTCATTGGCCAGCCAGAATCCCCCCTGTGTGAAGAAGTATCACCAGGGAAACTTGGTCTCGCTGCCTCTGTGCGTGTTTTCCTCCGTGCCAGAGTTATTTTTAAATAGTATTTGGCTTCCTGCTCGGACCGAAGACGACAAGCCACAGCATCcctattttgttgtttttaggatTTACCAGTCCGCAAATCGAGGCGAAGCCGCAACAAtgttctcctctgctcctctcccacaGTTTCATTGCAAGCTCTTTGCAAAGATGGGGGACGACCGGCCTTTCGTGTGCAGCGCTCCTGGTTGTGGACAGGTAAGTTTGTTCCGTACTTGGCTTGCGCGTGCCGAGAGGTGGCGAAGCGCGGTAGATTTGAGGTTTGATAGGAAATGGATCGGTCGTGTGTTTTAGGGAGCCTCCTCGTGTGGAACTTGGTGCGAGCTGTCAGTTTGTCCTGCGAGACGCTGCCGTCTCCTTCAGCAGTGACTCACTGGAGCGTCCAGTGAGTCACCAGAGCACCGTTATTGTTTCAGCCTGTCACTGCCGGCTTTAGCGCCTGCAGACACAGGTTCGAGCCGTGCCAGTGACTCAGCTGAGTGCCAATAATGCACCCACATGCCAACAGCGGGCTGTTTTGGTGGATTTGGACATTCTGCACAGGAAATATGATttacttctttcttttttaaaaataactgttATGGCGTTTGGAACTGATTTTAAAGCTGTAGTTCAGAGCCACATAGTTAACCATACAATTGATTTATGAACTAATGTTAAGTTTGGCtgatttgatcatttttgaaGGTTTAATTTGAATGTTATTCTTAGTATATTTATTTCATGATCATTCTGACTTTAGTTTGGAATAAGGAACTAAAAATGTTGGTGGCGTAATTGTGCAGCTGATTGTGGAGGTCTTTGGGGCTGAATGGTATAATATAAGAATGCTTTAATACTGGTTAAAATGGATTTTATAGTTTATAGGACCCAAGTGAAGAACAATTAAGATAACAAGAGACCTTAGGGAAAGCAGTTTATTTTAAGCAGCTTTTAATGATGAAAACAGTGGGACCGCTGAGCTGCAGAACCACCTTTAGGGCACAAAGCTGCATCACAGCCAAGATTTAGCTCAGGATAATATTTATGGATCTTCTTTTTTGCTAATTTTGCTAATTACTTGTCTTGAAATTACTCCAGTATTGTTTTACTGTTATTCCAAAGAGAATCACTGGTGTAGGTGGTCATTTTGTAATGACTGGTTTGGTTGAAAACAGGCGTAGAGCAACATGTGTTGAAGACTTTGATGGATGGCCTAACACTAGCTGCTCTGCTTGGTCAGAC is part of the Takifugu flavidus isolate HTHZ2018 chromosome 8, ASM371156v2, whole genome shotgun sequence genome and encodes:
- the asb8 gene encoding ankyrin repeat and SOCS box protein 8; amino-acid sequence: MSSTMWYIMQSIQSKYSLSERLIRTIAAIRSFPHDNVEDLIRKGADVNRMHGTLKPLHCACMVADADCVELLLHNGAEVNALDGYNRTALHYAAEKDESCVELLLEYGAQPDALDGNKDTPLHWAAFKDNPECVKALLENGACPNARDYNNDTPLSWAAMKGNLESVKVLLDYGAQVHVTNLKGQTPISRLVALLARGLGTEQEEECLDLLCQAAGRFEIRRADGTLPRELNKDPQLLARLTSMMAQAPTLRSLARCAVRQSLGVQFLPTAVKDLPLPETIKEYLLLRD